CAGCAATATTGATTATTAGAAATCAGGACAGAACCACAGCGGCCAAGGTTTCAAAATATCTGAAAATTGGAATGCTGATTGCATTTGTAGCATTCATATTTGGATCATTTTAAGGAGCAGAACAAATGAACCTACAAGAACATAAAAGAGATTTAATAGCAATATCTTCATTATTGGCAATTGTTATTGTGATTACATTATTATTGCTTAATATTGATGGAAAAGTAGGCGTCTATTATGTTCGAGATGTCTTTTTCTATTTAAATAATGCTCTTTTTTATGCAGGATATGATGTAGGACTGGCCAATACAAGAGGACTGTCACCCCTAATTCCAATGATAACATCCATATTTTTCAGAATGGGATTCATATCAGACTTTACAATAATTGCTGTAAGCAGCACATTTTACATATTTGCAGCTCTTGGAATGTATTTTTTATTGAGATTGAGATTCGATGAAGTCTTAAGCTTTACAGGCTCAATGATTTTTTCAACATTTCCTCTAGTAATAGTATGGGTTACAAAAGGAATGCTTGATATTCCAGGATTATGCATTGCAATATGGGCAGTTTATTTCATGATGCTGGCCTTTAGAAGAAATACAAAGTATTTTTATGTCGCATTTCCACTCATAATATTAGGATTTTTTACAAGATACACCGTTCTACTTATGGTTCCGGTGCTGCTAATACAATTTTTCTTAACTGAAAACCCAATTTCATTTATAAAAACCAATATTAAGGACATAGTTATAGGAATAGGAGCAGGAGCCCTCGTTTTTGCTGCGTTCATTGGAACCTACATATATTTAAATATTGGAATATTCTTTTTAACACAGGGCTCTGATGTTGCAAGCTCATCCCACAACGCTCTTTATGACATGAGCAACAATGTCTTTTACTACTTTAATAACTTTTTAATATACATAGGAGCTAAAAACTTCATTCCATACTCATTAAAACCCGGTGCATACTTAATAGATACAATGAAATGGGTCGGAGGCCGACCTTCAAAAATATCATATACATTTGCGGCAATATCCATAATTGGAATAGTTTTATACCTTACAAAATTATTCAACGCAGAAAATAGAGAGATTATTAGAAATAACTGCAATAAAGTGAGACTTGCAATATTCATTGTTGGTCTTGCAGTATTTTTCCTGACATTTATGAAAGTTTCAATTGTCCTATCCGTAATAATCATCTCAATTGCACTAGTTGCACTTTATAGAATACTATCAAAAACAGATATGGATGATTTAACATTTGATTTTATAATGTTCTACTGGTTTGTGGTCAATTTATCATTTATAACCTATTATCACATCAATGTAGACAGATATTTCATGCCTGTCCTTCCAACCGTGGCATTTTTCATAGTCTTATCAATGAAAATGATTTTTGATAAATTAAAATCTGTAAAATATATGGACAAAGTCAGGGTAATTGTACCAATCGGACTGGTTTGCCTGATACTAATATGCAGTGGAGTATATGCCATGTCAAACTCCCCTCACAGCTTTGACAATAATATGCATCCGAACTTTGAAACTGCAGCCCTTGAAGAAAAAACCGTCGGAGGATGGTTAATGGAACATGACCCACAATACATGAATAAAACAATCTGGGCAGATAGAGGAGGAGACATGTCATTCATATTGAGAACGGAAATTCCGTCATATGAAAAAGAGTCAAATGCTACAAATTTTACTGAGAAAATGATAAACGAAAATGTAACTTACTTTATTGCAAAAGACAATAAAACCATTGCAGAACCATATAATCTGATATACAAAAATGGAGAAGTTCACCTATACTATTATAAAAACGACAAATAATCCAATAATATTTCATGAAAAATCCCAATAATATTAAATATTAAGTTAATTTAAGCAAGATAATGATTGAAAAAATTATTAAATTCATCTCAAAATTACATTAAGATTAGAAACATATATAATAAAAAACATAAAAATGTAATATCATAAAGGAATTAAAGAGGATAATATGAAAGTTGTATGCTGTAAGAACTGTGGTGCCAAGTACCAACTCGATGATAATGATGACATATCCACATTCGAGTGTTCTACATGTGCAGGTGACTTAGAATATTTGGAAGAATATTCCGATGATGAAAGTAACTCCCGTTCCTCATTTATTAACACATTCAAATATGATAATTCACAAATCGTTCAATGTGAAGACTGTGGATTAAAATTTAAAATTAAAAGTAGCGACAGCATACTTGATTATGAATGTGATAGCTGCGGAGGTTCTTTAAGATATCTTGATGAAGAAATGAATAAAGAACTTGACAACTATATTGAAGAGAGACGAAAAGAAGTTAGCTACATCAAACAAGAATCAGAACCAATGCCTGAGGAACCAATCATTGAAGAACAAACAAAAGATAGTCCACGCTCTTTTAAATCAATTACTGGCAGAATAGAAAATTTCTTCTCAGAAGAGAATATGCGAGAAATAGCTAATTTTGAAAAAAGAGAAGAAGAGCTTAACTTCGAAGAAGAATCACCATCTAAAACTGCTAGAACAACAATTCCTGAAAATGTGTTATCAAAATTTGGAAAGGAATTCGCACTTCCAAAAACTAATGATTACACAATCTTGAAAAATTTCCTTAAAGATGAATTCTTTAAAGGAATGAAAGAATATTATCCAGATAATACTAATGAAAAACCTAGTGAAAGATCAGTGGGAAGTTTCTTTGAAAGACTTAAAATACCTGAACCGGATGAAAAAACCGGTGAAATTTCAGGTTCCCTCTTTGACCCTGAAAATAATGATTTTAGTTTTTCAAACATGGATACAAATACCATAGTACTTCTTATTGGAGCAGTGATTTTTATTTTAAGTATTATTGAGATATTATTAATTAACAGCGGTATTGGAATCGTTGCTCTATTAATTGGCGTAATTATCTTATGTTATGGACTTTACAAAACAAGAGATGTAAAAGAAACTGAAAAAAGAACCAGAATTATCAGAGAACACTTACTGACATTACCTGATGATTACTATGTATTTTACAATGTAAAAACTCCAACATCAAAATCCAGTATAAACCATTTAGTTGTAGGTCCAACTGGAATTTATGCTCTTTTATCACAAAAATACAATCCTAAACTCAGATTAGAATCCGAAAATGAAAATCTAAACTTAATCGGATCAAGCGATTTGGATGAAGATAAAATTGAAGAGTTCCACGACGATGATGAAAACGTCAAAAAATTCAGATATACCACTAAACAGGCTAAGTTCTCACAAGACAACAAAATCAAACAAAAAGCTTTAAGTTTAGGAGAAGATTTAATTAATTTCCTCAATGAAAATAACATTAAAAATTGCTTTGTTGAACCTCTTGTAGGTTTTATAAACAATGAAGTTGTTGTAATCAATCTGCCATTGACAGATGAAGACCTGTTTATTGAAGAATTATTAAATCAAATACAAACCAGTACAATTAAATTAGACTCTGAAACAATTGACAAATGTGCTGTTTTAATTAACAACTATTCTGCAGATTGTTCTTCAGAAATAATTTAATTTCTTTTTTTATTTTAACATTTCAAATTTAATTAAGGCATCTTTAGGAATGTCATTATCTGCAATTCTGCCAACTACATCATCAGCATAAATAGGCGCAATACCTATACCTGGGCGCTTAAATGTAATATCTGCCTCAGTTATAGTATCACCTTTCTTAATATCATTTTTTGCAACAATAGATTTTCGATATTCCTTACGGGCATAAGACTCACAAATCAATGGCTGCTTATTTTTACGACCACTGATTTTTGATAAAAAGAGAGCATTTCTTTTAAATCTAATAACATCATCGCCGTCCATCGCATAACATGAATCCACGCCATTCAATTTTTTATCAAAAGTGAAATGCTTTTCCAAAACATTTGCTCCATAATTGTATGCAGTTGTCAAAATCAGCATGTCATCATCAGGTTTTGTGTGATCAGAATATCCTACTTCATATTCAGGGAAATTTTCAATCAAATCCTTTATCATCAGCAGATTAGCATCTTCATAACTAGTAGGGAAAGACATTATTGAATGCATTATTACAATATCAACTGTAGAAACATCTTCAATGGCTTTGATAGCATTTTTAATTTCCATTAAGGTTGCTGCACCAGTTGAAAGCAATATCGGTTTATTCTTGCTTGCAACATGTTTAATGAATGGAATATTATTAATGTCTGATGAAGCAATTTGATAAACGTCCAAAAATTCATCCAGATAATCAACAGATTCAAAATCAAGAGGAGTTGATAAAAAAGTCATTCCGATGCTTCGACAATGCTCCGCCAACTGCTTGAATTCACCAACACCAAATTTATCAAGATTTTTTAAAGAATCGAAATAATCCATTGAGAGACCCAATTCATCAAGTGCAGAGCTATCTCTTGAAAGAACATTTTCAGCTTTGAATGACTGAAACATTACTGCATCCACACCGCATGATTGTGCTTCGTCAATTAAAAATTTAGCAGCTTCAATATCTGCTATTTCTTCCTGCTTGGCAAATTCATAATATGCAAGACTTATATCGGCTATAATAAATGGCTTTTTATTAAATACTAACATGATTTTACCTTAGTCTGTTTTGGAATTTCCTATACTCATATTCAACAACGGCAAGCATATTTTCAAATCCGTATCTCAACTCAACGTTTAACATTCTCTTATTCAATTCAAGTCTCCACTCATAGTTATTGACAAGATTAATAAACTTCTCAACAATTTCCTGACTTTCAACATCATTACCCAAACCCAAATTTATAAATCCTTTTTCAGGATTGACAAATGTATGAGACAATTCACGCTCGTTTTGACATAAGCAGATTGTCGGAACACCCAAAGAACAGATTTCATAAACGGATTTATCTGAAGATGTGAAAACAAGATCAGCCCTGAATATGAATTCACTGACATTGGAAACATTCCTGTAAAATTGAATTAAAGGATTTGATTCATATTTGGCTATTAAATCCTCCAAACGATTATTGCCCAAACCTACAATAACATCGATTCTGCCTTCAAAGTTTGTAGTTAAAATCGCATCGATTACCTTTTCTGTAAAATTATTGCTATCAACATTACCAAAATTAACTAAAACCCTATTAACCTCATTAGTTATTATTTTGGACTGCTGATAATAGAATTCATCATTTAAAATGAAATATCTGCTGCCCTGAAATACATTTTTCTCTTCAGAAGCATGTTCATACAAATCGTCAAATACAACATCCGCAATACCGCTGCCAAAACCAATGTCTTCAAAATTAACTACAAAATAACCGTCTGTTTTTAAAGAAGATATGTATTCACCAGAGGTATCCAATATATCATTAATTATTATATTAGGACCATATTGATTAAAAATTTCAAACAACTCTTCAAAATCTTCATATGTCCTGTAAGAATAATTGAATTTATCAAGAATATCAACGCCCAGCGGATAATGTTCGTCGATTAAAAATAAAACTTCATGGAACACAAGCTTTGAAGCTATTGTTACGCACCTGCTGAGATGACTTGTTCCAATTTCATCATTGGCATTAACAACGATGGCTATTTTTTTCTTTTTGAGATAGTTTTCAGCAAGCCACCAATCTTCATACTCTTCAATACTGACACTTTCTTCACGTGAAACTTCAACAATGTCTATATTGGTACCTAAACGGGAATTTTCCTTGACAAACGATCTTCTGGTAGCTAAAATAGCACCAGTTTCCCTGAATGATTTTGGCAGGTCAACTTTTGCGACCCTGTCAATGTAATTAGGGAAATATCTATGATTATTCTCATCATATCCCCAACTTAAGTGTCTGTCGTCAACAACGGAAATTACACTGTCAATACTGAAATCTTCAAATTTTTCAATCACTGCATCCAAAGATTTAGTTTTGACTAATGGAGAAGTAGGTTGAAGAGTTATTACAATATCATATTCATCAAAAGCTAATTTTTCTTTTTGAATCATTGCATCATGAATAACAGGATCAAGCAGGACATTATCTGTAGACAATTCTTCAGAACGCCTAACAACACTGGCTCCAAACTTTTCAGCTATCAATGCAATTTGAGAATCATCAGTAGTTACTACCACATCATCAACATATTGAGAAGATTTGGCAACATCTATAGCATAAGTAATGAGGGGTTTGCCGTGAAGCAGTCTCAAATTTTTACGAGGAATGCCTTTTGAACCTCCTCTTGCGGGAATAACTACTAAAATCATATTATTATTAAACATGTGCGTCCCCTTTAAATACAATAAAATATTAATTAATATAGTACTAAATATATTTATAATATAATATTAAATCTTCGGTGTTAATATGAATATGAAAAATATGTCTGAAAAGTTAATAGGAAAAATTAATGAATTAGCTACACCCGTTAAAATAATGCACGTGTGTGGTTCCCATGAACACACTATAATGGAAAATGGAATCAGAAGCCTGCTTCCTGACGATGTGGAAATTATTGCAGGTCCAGGATGTCCGGTTTGTGTTGTGCCATCACGTGAAATTGATGAAGCATTAGAACTTATTGATAAAGGCGTGACAATAACCACCTTCGGAGATATGCTGAGAGTACCAGGATCTGAAAGATCACTTGCAGATGCTAAAGCAGAAGGAGGAGACGTAAGAGTAGTTTATGGAATAAACAGAGCTATTGAAATAGCTGAAAAAGAAGACAATGATGTTGCATTCATATCTGCAGGCTTTGAAACAACCGCACCTACAACCGCAGCGGAATTATTAAGTACCCCTCCTGAAAACTTCTCAGTGCTTTCATGTCACAGACTAATACCTCCTGCAATTGATTTTCTAATCAACTCAGGAGAAACCAGCTTAAATGCATTAATCCAGCCAGGACACGTATGTACAATTATTGGAACAAAACCTTTCGAATACTTCTCAACTGACTTTGGAATTCCACAGGCAGTAGCAGGATTTAACCCACTTGACATTTTAATGTCAGTTTACATGATTTTAAGACAAATTCACAATGAAACACCGAAAATTGAAAATGAATACAAAAGAGCAGTTCGTGAAGAAGGAAATGTTGTAGCTCAAGAGATGATGGAACAGGTATTTGATGTAACCTCAAGAGAATGGAGAGGATTTCCTAAAATACCAAATTCAATCTTAGAAATTAAAGATGAGTTCAGCGAGTTCAATGCAAGGGAAAAATATGACATCGAAGTAAAAGACGTTAATGAAGCCCCTAAAGGATGTATTTGCGGACCAATTTTAAGAGGCCTTGCAAGACCTGAAGACTGCAAACTCTTTAGAAAAGCATGCAATCCACTACATCCTATCGGAGCATGTATGGTAAGTAAAGAAGGAACCTGTAACATCGCACACAGATATTCAAGAGGATAATATGACAATAGAAGCAATCGCAGTAGATATCGATGGAACAATAACTGACGAAAAAAGACAAATCTGCATATCCGCAATTAAAGCTCTAAGAAAAGCAGAAGCAGCAGGCATTCCCACAATTATCGTTACCGGAAATGTGGTAAATTATGCATATGCCACCGAAGTACTTATCGGATGCAGCGGAGGGATCGTATGTGAAAACGGAGGTGTCGTATTTAAAGAAGGTGAAAACAACAATGCTGTTGAAACATTAGTTGACAAAGATTTCGTCACATCAGCAGAAAACCACTTAAAAGAGAAATTGGGTGAAAAATTCGACCAGCACGCATCCCATGACAACATGTACCGATTAACAGAAACCGTTTTTTACAAAACTCTAAAGAGAGAAGAACTTGAAGAGGCCTTAAAAGATTTTAAATACCTTGACGAACTTGAAATTTATGACAGCGGTTTTGCACTCCACATTACAGATAAAAGAGTCAACAAAGGAACTTCACTAAAATATTTATGTGAAAGAAACGGCATCAACATGGAAAATGTGATGGCTATTGGAGACAGCCAGAATGATGAGGATTTCCTTAGGCAAGCGGGATATAAGATAGCAGTTGGAAATGCCGAAGAAAAACTAAAAGAAATAAGCACTTATACCTGTGAAAATCTATTTGGAGACGGAGTGGCAGAAGCTATTGAAAAATTTGCACTGTAGTGATAATATGATATATGAACTAGCTGAAAAAGCAGAAAAAACAGTTAAAGGCAAATGTGATGCTTACGAAATTTATATTGACGAAGATAAAACCATAGTACTTGATTCGGAACAGAATGAATTGAACTTTGTAAAAGAGGAGATTGAACAGGGAATTGGAATAAGAGTAATTAAAGACAAAAAAATCGGATTTGCATTTACTTCAAACTTGGATAAAATTGAAGAAACTGTAAATCAGGCCATAGACAATGCAAAATTAACAAAACCTGATAATTATGCATTTTCTGAAGTCAGCAAAGTAAATGACGTTAAAGGAGTCTATGATAAAAAATTCAATGACCTTGACCTTGATGAATCAATTGAACTTCTGAAAACCACAATCCAAACAGCAACAGACAGCGGATGTGAGGTAACAGGTTCAGGATTTGATGCCAGTGAAGGAAGGTCATTAATAATAAATTCCAATGGAGTTTCAATAGAAAATCAGGGAACAGGATTTGGACTGGGATTATCAGTAACCATACAAAAAGATGGTGAAATTGCAACTGCATACAATTCACAATCTTCAAGGTTTTTTGAACTGGACGGTGAAAAATTGGCAAATGAAGTATGTGGCCTTGCCAAAAGTTCTTTGAATACCAAAAGCATTGAAACTGATGATTATGATGCGGTTTTAGATTATTATGCTGCAATCGGACTTCTGCAAACATTCATGGGAGCATTCAATGGTGAAAATGTAATGAGAGGAAGATCCATTTTGAAAGATAAACTCGGAAGCGAAATAGCTAATCCTACACTGTCAATCATTGACAATCCTCTTTTGGAAAAAGGAATGCATACCACAAAATGTGACGGTGAAGGAAGCGTATCCCAAAAAACAGATTTAATTAAAAACGGTGTTTTAAACTCATTTATCTATGATATTTACACCGCAAACAAGGAAAACGTTAAAACAACTTCCAATGGATATAGAGGATCTTATTTTGGAACACCGCAAATCAGTCCAAGCAATTTAGAATTCAAATTTAGTGAAATGAGAGATTTATCTGAAATCCACAAAGGAGTCCAGATAACAAGTGTCCTAGGGGCCCACACAGCAAATCCAATATCTGGAGACTTTTCAGTTGAAGCAAGTAATGCATTTAAAATTGAAAATGGTGAACTGACAGACCCTATTAACAAAGCAATGGTTTCTGGAAATATCTTTGAAATCATGAAAAAAGTAGAAGGAATAAACTCTGAAATTAAACAATACAGCTCATTCATAATTCCTAAACTGTTAGTACATAATTTAAGAATAGTGGGACAGTGAAAAAAAAAGGGAAAGAAAAATTAAATCTTTTTTAATTTTTCCCTATATCTTTTGATTGAATCATCTGTATAGTTTATATTTAAATACTCAGAAGTCAACTCTTTATTTTTATCAAACTCTTTAAACTTATTTTTCATAACATTATCTATTTCTTTATCTAAGTTTTTTAATTGAGTTTCAAAAGCAAATTCTGATTTTCTAATGTTAACATTAGATTTATGAGCAAGTCTTTCAATTTCTTTTTCAAATTCTGCTTCTTTATCTTTAGCCATCAAATCACCTTACATCTCAATAATAGGCAACTGAATTTCAGTGATGAAATCATCTTCATCATCACAATTATAGAACCCTTTGATTAAAACTTCCTTAGGAGATCCTATAATATCATAATTATTGGCCTGTGCAACTTCAACCAACTCAGCATAGGTATCCATGATATTGTCAGTTGAACCAAAGTGTTTTCCTGCAAGAACCTTGTTTTCAATCATGTCAACGACACGAATCCTGTCAGTTTCATCCGGATCACCTTTAATGGCAATGCTTACATCATATACAACATCACCTTCATTAACTTCATGCCTTGGTGAAAAATAAACAATAAATGGTTCTCCTTCAGTTTCAATATCTTCAGTATCAACCCAATCCATCAATATGGAAAGGAATATTCCTAAATCTCCAATTGGAGTTTTACAATTAATCACTCCCAATTTTTGTTCTGGAATTACTTTTACTTCATAATCCATTATTACACCTACTTAAATTTTATAATCCTAATTAAATAAATAAACTTCTACTTCTTCTCCCTCATCAACAAGTTCGACTAATTTTGGAATTTTTACATAACCGTCAGCAGTTGAAAGTGAAAAAATTGCACCGGAATCCTTAAATATCGGTTGAATATTATCTCCATCAACTTTAACAAGCTGGTATTGCATTCTTCCAACCTGAGAGTGGATTCTTTTAGTGATTTTGCCTTTAACAACTTCAAGTTCAAAGTTTCTATTGATACCTGAAAGTCTTGTTAAAGGTTCAGCTACAAATGCATTGAATATCATTAAAGCGGAAACTGGATTACCTGGTAGTCCAATGACCAATTTTTCATCAATAACACCAACAATAGTAGGTTTTCCCGGCTGAACTGAAATACCATGAATGTGAACTTCACCCAATTCATCCAAAACATGCTTTAAGACATCTCCAAGACCTGCAGAAGTTCCGCCAGAACAGAACAGAACATCCACTTCTTTAAGGGAATTGATGATTTTTTCCTTTACTTCATCATAGTCATCTCTCATGACCCCTAAGAATTTAGCATCTGCACCACAGGAAACAGCATCATTCTTAATCATCCCACCATTTACATCATAGATTTTTCCATAATCTAACTCCTGACCCTGAAGAGTAATTTCATTACCTGATGAAAGTATACCAACACTAGGTTTTTTGTAAACTTCAATAGTTTCGAAACCTTGAGAAAGTAAAACTCCAATTTTTCCAGAATTTAAAAAGTCTCCTTTTTTAAGAATCAATTTGCCTTCTTCAATGTCAGAACCTTTTTTTGCAACATCTTG
This region of uncultured Methanobrevibacter sp. genomic DNA includes:
- a CDS encoding NERD domain-containing protein yields the protein MKVVCCKNCGAKYQLDDNDDISTFECSTCAGDLEYLEEYSDDESNSRSSFINTFKYDNSQIVQCEDCGLKFKIKSSDSILDYECDSCGGSLRYLDEEMNKELDNYIEERRKEVSYIKQESEPMPEEPIIEEQTKDSPRSFKSITGRIENFFSEENMREIANFEKREEELNFEEESPSKTARTTIPENVLSKFGKEFALPKTNDYTILKNFLKDEFFKGMKEYYPDNTNEKPSERSVGSFFERLKIPEPDEKTGEISGSLFDPENNDFSFSNMDTNTIVLLIGAVIFILSIIEILLINSGIGIVALLIGVIILCYGLYKTRDVKETEKRTRIIREHLLTLPDDYYVFYNVKTPTSKSSINHLVVGPTGIYALLSQKYNPKLRLESENENLNLIGSSDLDEDKIEEFHDDDENVKKFRYTTKQAKFSQDNKIKQKALSLGEDLINFLNENNIKNCFVEPLVGFINNEVVVINLPLTDEDLFIEELLNQIQTSTIKLDSETIDKCAVLINNYSADCSSEII
- the hypD gene encoding hydrogenase formation protein HypD, translating into MKNMSEKLIGKINELATPVKIMHVCGSHEHTIMENGIRSLLPDDVEIIAGPGCPVCVVPSREIDEALELIDKGVTITTFGDMLRVPGSERSLADAKAEGGDVRVVYGINRAIEIAEKEDNDVAFISAGFETTAPTTAAELLSTPPENFSVLSCHRLIPPAIDFLINSGETSLNALIQPGHVCTIIGTKPFEYFSTDFGIPQAVAGFNPLDILMSVYMILRQIHNETPKIENEYKRAVREEGNVVAQEMMEQVFDVTSREWRGFPKIPNSILEIKDEFSEFNAREKYDIEVKDVNEAPKGCICGPILRGLARPEDCKLFRKACNPLHPIGACMVSKEGTCNIAHRYSRG
- a CDS encoding glycosyltransferase family 39 protein: MNLQEHKRDLIAISSLLAIVIVITLLLLNIDGKVGVYYVRDVFFYLNNALFYAGYDVGLANTRGLSPLIPMITSIFFRMGFISDFTIIAVSSTFYIFAALGMYFLLRLRFDEVLSFTGSMIFSTFPLVIVWVTKGMLDIPGLCIAIWAVYFMMLAFRRNTKYFYVAFPLIILGFFTRYTVLLMVPVLLIQFFLTENPISFIKTNIKDIVIGIGAGALVFAAFIGTYIYLNIGIFFLTQGSDVASSSHNALYDMSNNVFYYFNNFLIYIGAKNFIPYSLKPGAYLIDTMKWVGGRPSKISYTFAAISIIGIVLYLTKLFNAENREIIRNNCNKVRLAIFIVGLAVFFLTFMKVSIVLSVIIISIALVALYRILSKTDMDDLTFDFIMFYWFVVNLSFITYYHINVDRYFMPVLPTVAFFIVLSMKMIFDKLKSVKYMDKVRVIVPIGLVCLILICSGVYAMSNSPHSFDNNMHPNFETAALEEKTVGGWLMEHDPQYMNKTIWADRGGDMSFILRTEIPSYEKESNATNFTEKMINENVTYFIAKDNKTIAEPYNLIYKNGEVHLYYYKNDK
- a CDS encoding GyrI-like domain-containing protein; this encodes MDYEVKVIPEQKLGVINCKTPIGDLGIFLSILMDWVDTEDIETEGEPFIVYFSPRHEVNEGDVVYDVSIAIKGDPDETDRIRVVDMIENKVLAGKHFGSTDNIMDTYAELVEVAQANNYDIIGSPKEVLIKGFYNCDDEDDFITEIQLPIIEM
- a CDS encoding cytidylyltransferase domain-containing protein, translated to MFNNNMILVVIPARGGSKGIPRKNLRLLHGKPLITYAIDVAKSSQYVDDVVVTTDDSQIALIAEKFGASVVRRSEELSTDNVLLDPVIHDAMIQKEKLAFDEYDIVITLQPTSPLVKTKSLDAVIEKFEDFSIDSVISVVDDRHLSWGYDENNHRYFPNYIDRVAKVDLPKSFRETGAILATRRSFVKENSRLGTNIDIVEVSREESVSIEEYEDWWLAENYLKKKKIAIVVNANDEIGTSHLSRCVTIASKLVFHEVLFLIDEHYPLGVDILDKFNYSYRTYEDFEELFEIFNQYGPNIIINDILDTSGEYISSLKTDGYFVVNFEDIGFGSGIADVVFDDLYEHASEEKNVFQGSRYFILNDEFYYQQSKIITNEVNRVLVNFGNVDSNNFTEKVIDAILTTNFEGRIDVIVGLGNNRLEDLIAKYESNPLIQFYRNVSNVSEFIFRADLVFTSSDKSVYEICSLGVPTICLCQNERELSHTFVNPEKGFINLGLGNDVESQEIVEKFINLVNNYEWRLELNKRMLNVELRYGFENMLAVVEYEYRKFQNRLR
- the glp gene encoding gephyrin-like molybdotransferase Glp, which codes for MGTEFLKIKECDEAIDIIQNLFNENLKPQSEEIDVSEAYGRILFEDVYSRMDFPPFDKALKDGFAILSSDSFGASEESPNTLDVIDFLEAGSTTDKKVEEGKCIEISTGAAMPEGADAVVMVEYAEKMDGKVNLLTTATPSQDVAKKGSDIEEGKLILKKGDFLNSGKIGVLLSQGFETIEVYKKPSVGILSSGNEITLQGQELDYGKIYDVNGGMIKNDAVSCGADAKFLGVMRDDYDEVKEKIINSLKEVDVLFCSGGTSAGLGDVLKHVLDELGEVHIHGISVQPGKPTIVGVIDEKLVIGLPGNPVSALMIFNAFVAEPLTRLSGINRNFELEVVKGKITKRIHSQVGRMQYQLVKVDGDNIQPIFKDSGAIFSLSTADGYVKIPKLVELVDEGEEVEVYLFN
- a CDS encoding N-acetylneuraminate synthase family protein: MLVFNKKPFIIADISLAYYEFAKQEEIADIEAAKFLIDEAQSCGVDAVMFQSFKAENVLSRDSSALDELGLSMDYFDSLKNLDKFGVGEFKQLAEHCRSIGMTFLSTPLDFESVDYLDEFLDVYQIASSDINNIPFIKHVASKNKPILLSTGAATLMEIKNAIKAIEDVSTVDIVIMHSIMSFPTSYEDANLLMIKDLIENFPEYEVGYSDHTKPDDDMLILTTAYNYGANVLEKHFTFDKKLNGVDSCYAMDGDDVIRFKRNALFLSKISGRKNKQPLICESYARKEYRKSIVAKNDIKKGDTITEADITFKRPGIGIAPIYADDVVGRIADNDIPKDALIKFEMLK
- a CDS encoding TldD/PmbA family protein, yielding MIYELAEKAEKTVKGKCDAYEIYIDEDKTIVLDSEQNELNFVKEEIEQGIGIRVIKDKKIGFAFTSNLDKIEETVNQAIDNAKLTKPDNYAFSEVSKVNDVKGVYDKKFNDLDLDESIELLKTTIQTATDSGCEVTGSGFDASEGRSLIINSNGVSIENQGTGFGLGLSVTIQKDGEIATAYNSQSSRFFELDGEKLANEVCGLAKSSLNTKSIETDDYDAVLDYYAAIGLLQTFMGAFNGENVMRGRSILKDKLGSEIANPTLSIIDNPLLEKGMHTTKCDGEGSVSQKTDLIKNGVLNSFIYDIYTANKENVKTTSNGYRGSYFGTPQISPSNLEFKFSEMRDLSEIHKGVQITSVLGAHTANPISGDFSVEASNAFKIENGELTDPINKAMVSGNIFEIMKKVEGINSEIKQYSSFIIPKLLVHNLRIVGQ
- a CDS encoding phosphoglycolate phosphatase, which translates into the protein MTIEAIAVDIDGTITDEKRQICISAIKALRKAEAAGIPTIIVTGNVVNYAYATEVLIGCSGGIVCENGGVVFKEGENNNAVETLVDKDFVTSAENHLKEKLGEKFDQHASHDNMYRLTETVFYKTLKREELEEALKDFKYLDELEIYDSGFALHITDKRVNKGTSLKYLCERNGINMENVMAIGDSQNDEDFLRQAGYKIAVGNAEEKLKEISTYTCENLFGDGVAEAIEKFAL